A section of the Microbulbifer pacificus genome encodes:
- a CDS encoding YciK family oxidoreductase, which yields MSETITDYQAPADLLKDKIILVTGAGDGIGRVAAKTYAAHGATVILLGRTVPKLEAVYDEIEAAGGAKPAILPVDLAGVRWEELEFLAQGVEQEFGRLDGLLHNASLLGQRTPMANYHYSVWQQVMQVNVNAAFGLTKAMLPLLEESRSASVIFTGSGVGLKGRAYWGAYAVSKFATEGMMQVLADEVDGVSNIRVNSINPGATRTNMRAAAYPAEDPKTVATPEDIMPTYLYLMGDDSIGINGKQFNAQK from the coding sequence ATGTCTGAGACCATCACCGACTACCAAGCTCCTGCGGACCTGCTGAAGGACAAAATCATCCTCGTCACCGGCGCCGGCGACGGCATCGGCCGCGTGGCCGCCAAAACCTATGCCGCCCACGGCGCTACGGTCATCCTGCTGGGGCGCACCGTACCCAAGCTGGAGGCGGTGTACGACGAAATCGAAGCCGCCGGCGGTGCCAAACCCGCCATTTTGCCGGTCGATCTCGCGGGCGTCCGCTGGGAAGAACTGGAATTTCTGGCGCAGGGCGTGGAACAGGAATTCGGCCGCCTCGACGGCCTACTGCACAACGCCAGCCTGCTGGGGCAGCGCACCCCGATGGCGAACTACCACTACTCGGTGTGGCAGCAGGTGATGCAGGTCAATGTGAACGCGGCCTTCGGCCTCACCAAGGCCATGCTGCCGCTGCTGGAAGAGTCCAGGTCGGCCTCGGTGATCTTCACCGGTTCCGGCGTGGGCCTCAAAGGCCGCGCCTACTGGGGCGCTTATGCAGTGTCAAAGTTCGCCACCGAGGGCATGATGCAGGTGCTGGCAGATGAAGTGGATGGCGTGTCCAATATTCGTGTCAACAGCATCAACCCCGGCGCCACCCGCACCAACATGCGTGCGGCCGCCTACCCGGCGGAAGACCCGAAAACCGTCGCCACCCCGGAAGACATCATGCCCACCTATCTCTACCTGATGGGCGATGACAGCATCGGTATCAACGGCAAACAATTCAACGCGCAGAAATAA
- a CDS encoding TRZ/ATZ family hydrolase, whose protein sequence is MATANNSDFTEKSNNKQAVDALIHARWIIPVVPERRLYENCSLAIKGGLIAAILPTAEARNRFRAREEHQLDNQILIPGLINTHNHAAMSLLRGFADDQPLMTWLQKHIWPAEQQWVSPEFVADGTRLAMAEMLRSGTTTFSDQYFFPEATAAAAREAGMRVQIAFPIIDFPNAWSRNGDDAIEKGLALRDDYRSHSRIGLAFAPHAPYTVGDETLKKIAIYANELQMPVQMHLHETAGEVAKAFADTGQRPIQRLHSLGLLSPQMLCVHMTAVDDSDIALLQKTGAHIAHCPRSNLKLASGFTPIAKLLDAGINVAIGTDGAASNNGLDILLETNTAALLAKAISGDASALPAHQALAMATLNGARALGIDDATGSIEVGKAADLCAIDLSELEQQPLHDPLSQLIYTANGHHVRNVWVAGKLLLQDRRLMTLNEEEVRQRAGVWRDRIAGRTQ, encoded by the coding sequence ATGGCCACAGCAAATAACAGCGATTTCACAGAAAAATCGAACAATAAACAGGCAGTCGATGCCCTGATTCACGCCCGCTGGATCATCCCCGTGGTGCCGGAAAGACGGCTGTATGAAAACTGCTCGCTGGCCATCAAGGGCGGACTCATCGCCGCCATCCTCCCCACCGCAGAGGCGCGCAACCGCTTCCGTGCGCGAGAGGAACACCAGCTCGACAACCAGATCCTGATCCCCGGCCTGATCAACACCCACAACCATGCCGCCATGAGCCTGCTGAGGGGCTTTGCCGATGACCAACCGCTGATGACCTGGTTGCAGAAGCACATCTGGCCGGCGGAACAGCAGTGGGTCAGCCCCGAATTCGTCGCCGACGGCACCCGCCTCGCGATGGCCGAAATGCTCCGCAGCGGCACCACCACCTTCTCCGACCAGTATTTCTTCCCGGAAGCCACCGCTGCTGCGGCACGGGAGGCCGGCATGCGCGTACAGATTGCCTTCCCGATCATCGACTTCCCCAATGCATGGTCCAGAAACGGTGACGACGCTATCGAAAAAGGCCTGGCACTCCGCGACGACTACCGCTCCCACAGCCGCATCGGCCTCGCCTTCGCCCCCCATGCTCCTTACACCGTGGGCGATGAAACCCTTAAAAAAATCGCCATCTATGCCAACGAACTGCAGATGCCGGTGCAGATGCACCTGCACGAAACGGCGGGTGAGGTCGCAAAGGCCTTTGCCGACACCGGCCAGCGCCCAATACAGCGCCTGCACAGCCTGGGCCTGCTGTCGCCGCAGATGCTCTGCGTCCACATGACCGCAGTCGATGACTCCGACATCGCGCTGCTGCAGAAGACCGGTGCGCACATTGCCCACTGCCCCCGCTCCAACCTGAAACTCGCCTCCGGCTTTACCCCCATTGCAAAACTGCTGGACGCCGGCATCAATGTCGCCATCGGCACCGACGGCGCCGCCAGCAACAACGGCCTCGACATACTGCTGGAAACCAACACCGCCGCGCTGCTCGCCAAAGCCATCTCCGGTGATGCCTCCGCTCTTCCCGCCCACCAGGCCCTGGCGATGGCAACCCTCAACGGCGCCCGCGCCCTGGGGATCGACGACGCAACCGGCAGCATCGAAGTGGGCAAAGCCGCAGACCTGTGCGCCATTGACCTGAGCGAACTGGAACAACAGCCGCTGCACGACCCCCTCTCGCAGCTGATTTACACCGCCAACGGGCACCATGTGCGCAATGTGTGGGTGGCGGGGAAACTATTACTGCAAGATCGCAGACTAATGACGCTGAACGAGGAAGAAGTGCGGCAACGGGCCGGGGTATGGCGTGATAGAATCGCCGGTCGCACACAATAG
- the gyrA gene encoding DNA gyrase subunit A: protein MGELAKEISPINIEEELKQSYLDYAMSVIVGRALPDVRDGLKPVHRRVLFAMNELKNDWNKPYKKSARVVGDVIGKYHPHGDSAVYDTIVRMAQPFSLRYMLVDGQGNFGSIDGDSAAAMRYTEIRMDKLAHELLSDLDKETVNFIDNYDGSEQMPEVLPSRVPNLLVNGSSGIAVGMATNIPPHNLSEVVRGCLALIDNSELTVDDLMEYIPGPDFPTGATINGRAGILLAYRTGRGRIYVRAKAEVVRDEKTSRETIIIHEIPYQLNKARLIERIAELVKEKKIEGISELRDESDKDGLRVVIELKRGELGDVVLNNLYSQTQLESVFGINMVALVDGQPKLLNLKELLEYFIRHRQEVVTRRTVYLLRKARERGHILEGLAIAIANIDPVIELIKASATPADAREALLAKGWPVGDVQQFLERAGADACRPDELPKEFGMRDGAYYLSPAQAQAILELRLHRLTGMEHDKLLAEYSERLEQIAEYLEILGSPERLMQVIREELELLEKEYGDARRTDIVASRQDLSVEDLITPEDKVVTISHGGYAKSQPLADYQAQRRGGMGKSATQVKDEDFVEHLLIANSHDTILCFSNHGKVYWLKVYEVPTAGRASRGRPMVNMLPLEEGERISSLMPVSEYDENHFIFFATANGTVKKTPLTSFSRPRSVGLRAIDLDEDDRLVATAITDGSRDVLLLTSAGKAARFAEENVRSMGRVSRGVRGIRMADGVSVIAMVIPEEGGSVMMVTENGYGKRTATADFPTKGRGTQGVIAIAESERNGALIGACQVHPGEEIMLISDQGTMVRTRVDEVSVLGRNTQGVRVIRLKEGEQLVGLARIQETDDASSEEGGAVDDGAADE, encoded by the coding sequence ATGGGCGAATTAGCCAAAGAAATTTCTCCGATCAATATCGAAGAAGAGCTGAAGCAATCCTACCTCGACTATGCGATGAGCGTGATTGTGGGCCGTGCGCTGCCGGATGTGCGCGACGGTCTGAAGCCGGTGCACCGCCGGGTGCTCTTCGCCATGAACGAACTCAAGAACGACTGGAACAAACCCTACAAGAAGTCAGCCCGTGTGGTGGGTGACGTGATCGGTAAATACCACCCGCACGGAGACAGTGCGGTGTATGACACCATCGTGCGTATGGCGCAGCCGTTCTCCCTGCGCTACATGCTGGTAGACGGTCAGGGTAACTTCGGTTCCATCGATGGTGACAGCGCAGCGGCGATGCGTTACACCGAGATCCGTATGGACAAGCTCGCCCACGAGCTGCTGTCGGACCTGGATAAAGAGACCGTCAACTTCATCGACAACTACGACGGTTCCGAGCAGATGCCGGAAGTGCTGCCGTCGCGGGTGCCGAACCTACTGGTGAATGGCTCCTCCGGTATTGCGGTGGGTATGGCCACCAATATTCCGCCGCACAACCTGAGCGAAGTGGTGCGCGGCTGTCTGGCACTGATCGACAACAGCGAACTCACTGTCGACGACCTGATGGAATATATCCCGGGCCCGGACTTTCCCACCGGAGCCACCATCAATGGCCGTGCCGGCATTCTCCTGGCGTACCGTACCGGCCGCGGCCGTATCTACGTGCGCGCCAAGGCAGAGGTGGTGCGCGACGAAAAAACCAGTCGTGAAACCATCATCATTCACGAGATTCCCTACCAGCTGAACAAGGCGCGCCTGATCGAGCGCATTGCCGAGCTGGTAAAAGAGAAGAAGATCGAAGGTATTTCCGAGCTGCGCGACGAGTCCGACAAAGACGGCCTGCGTGTGGTGATCGAGCTCAAGCGCGGCGAGCTTGGGGATGTGGTGTTGAACAACCTCTATTCCCAGACCCAGCTGGAAAGCGTGTTCGGTATCAATATGGTGGCGCTGGTCGACGGTCAGCCCAAACTGCTGAACCTGAAAGAGCTGCTGGAATACTTCATTCGCCACCGCCAGGAGGTGGTTACCCGCCGCACCGTATATCTGCTGCGCAAGGCGCGCGAGCGCGGGCACATCCTCGAAGGTCTGGCGATCGCCATTGCCAATATCGACCCGGTGATCGAGCTGATCAAGGCCTCCGCCACCCCGGCGGATGCCCGCGAAGCGCTGCTGGCCAAGGGTTGGCCGGTGGGTGACGTGCAGCAGTTCCTGGAACGCGCCGGTGCCGATGCCTGTCGCCCGGACGAGCTGCCGAAAGAATTTGGCATGCGCGATGGTGCCTACTACCTGTCCCCGGCTCAGGCCCAGGCAATCCTTGAGCTGCGCCTGCACCGCCTCACCGGTATGGAACACGACAAGCTGCTGGCGGAGTACAGTGAGCGCCTGGAGCAGATCGCCGAATACCTGGAGATTCTCGGCAGCCCCGAGCGTCTGATGCAGGTGATCCGCGAAGAGCTGGAACTGCTGGAAAAAGAGTACGGCGATGCCCGCCGCACCGACATTGTTGCTTCCCGTCAGGACCTGTCGGTAGAAGACCTGATTACCCCGGAAGACAAGGTGGTGACCATCTCCCACGGCGGCTACGCCAAGAGCCAGCCGCTGGCGGACTACCAGGCCCAGCGCCGTGGTGGCATGGGCAAGTCGGCCACCCAGGTGAAAGACGAAGACTTCGTTGAGCACCTGCTGATCGCCAACTCCCATGACACCATTCTGTGCTTCTCCAACCACGGCAAGGTGTACTGGCTGAAAGTTTACGAAGTGCCGACCGCCGGTCGCGCGTCTCGCGGTCGCCCGATGGTGAACATGCTGCCGCTGGAAGAGGGTGAGCGCATCAGCAGCCTGATGCCGGTGTCCGAATACGATGAAAACCACTTTATCTTCTTCGCTACCGCCAACGGCACGGTGAAGAAAACGCCGCTGACGTCCTTCTCGCGTCCGCGCAGCGTTGGTCTGCGGGCGATTGACCTGGATGAGGATGATCGTCTCGTGGCCACCGCGATTACCGATGGCAGCCGCGATGTACTGCTGTTGACCAGTGCCGGTAAGGCCGCCCGTTTTGCCGAGGAAAATGTGCGCTCCATGGGACGTGTGTCCCGCGGTGTGCGCGGTATCCGTATGGCGGATGGTGTCTCCGTGATTGCCATGGTGATTCCGGAAGAGGGTGGCTCGGTGATGATGGTGACCGAGAACGGTTACGGCAAGCGCACTGCCACTGCGGACTTCCCCACCAAGGGGCGTGGTACCCAGGGTGTTATTGCTATCGCTGAGAGCGAGCGCAATGGTGCATTGATCGGTGCCTGCCAGGTACACCCGGGTGAAGAAATCATGTTGATTTCCGACCAGGGCACCATGGTGCGCACGCGGGTGGATGAGGTTTCCGTGCTGGGTCGTAACACCCAGGGCGTGCGGGTAATTCGCCTGAAAGAGGGCGAGCAGCTGGTGGGGCTGGCGCGGATTCAGGAAACTGATGATGCCAGCAGCGAAGAGGGTGGTGCTGTCGATGATGGCGCCGCCGACGAGTGA
- a CDS encoding glycosyltransferase family 4 protein: MIQTICHLIASREHGGLEKHVADLSRWQVHNTGARVAVIAHPRYLTTLDERIQFIPLNTDRSRHHPNLVWRLASVIRKGGYQIVHGHGSKSAQLLAAVQPFTETRQVITRHNVRHPRDKLASAFDARIAISHNTVANSKLEWTIIPNGVELSAPATSAPVPELDATGGPTLLVASRLIKARCVDQLIAALPLLPDARLVVLGDGPEKEALQQQASNLQLDARVVFFAGNNAVANFMQAADLVIIPAVAEGTPYTLLEALLHRTPVIANGSGNVIDYLPQKYLLSEIAPAHIAEKIRATLQSTTLEKDFAPLFARAQSEFTLDSMARATWQVYAGLMA, from the coding sequence ATGATTCAGACCATCTGCCATCTGATTGCCAGCCGGGAACACGGCGGGCTTGAAAAACACGTTGCCGACCTGTCGCGCTGGCAGGTGCACAATACCGGCGCCCGGGTTGCCGTGATTGCCCACCCCAGGTATCTGACCACACTGGACGAACGCATCCAGTTCATTCCACTCAATACCGATCGCAGCCGCCACCACCCGAACCTGGTCTGGCGCCTCGCCAGCGTGATCCGCAAGGGCGGCTACCAGATAGTGCACGGGCACGGTTCAAAATCCGCGCAGCTGTTGGCCGCGGTACAGCCCTTCACGGAAACCCGACAGGTAATCACCCGCCACAATGTTCGGCATCCGCGCGACAAGCTCGCCAGCGCCTTCGATGCGCGCATTGCCATCAGCCACAACACCGTCGCCAATTCAAAGCTGGAGTGGACCATCATCCCCAATGGAGTGGAACTGTCGGCCCCGGCGACCAGCGCGCCAGTACCGGAACTGGACGCTACCGGTGGGCCGACACTGCTGGTTGCAAGCCGACTGATAAAGGCGCGCTGTGTCGATCAGCTGATCGCCGCGCTGCCGCTACTGCCGGATGCACGCCTGGTGGTGCTGGGAGATGGACCGGAAAAGGAGGCACTGCAGCAGCAGGCCAGCAATCTGCAACTGGACGCGCGGGTAGTTTTTTTTGCAGGGAACAATGCGGTGGCAAATTTCATGCAGGCTGCCGATCTGGTCATCATACCGGCAGTGGCCGAAGGCACGCCCTATACCCTGCTGGAGGCGCTGCTGCACCGCACCCCGGTCATCGCCAATGGCAGTGGAAATGTCATCGATTACCTGCCGCAAAAATATCTGCTGAGCGAAATCGCACCTGCGCATATCGCGGAAAAAATACGCGCGACATTGCAGAGCACAACACTGGAAAAGGATTTTGCACCGCTGTTTGCCCGCGCGCAGTCGGAGTTCACTCTGGACTCCATGGCGCGGGCCACATGGCAGGTTTACGCGGGATTGATGGCCTGA
- the ubiG gene encoding bifunctional 2-polyprenyl-6-hydroxyphenol methylase/3-demethylubiquinol 3-O-methyltransferase UbiG gives MINVDPAEIAKFEQLASRWWDMQGEFKPLHEINPLRANYIDQRAPVAGKKVLDVGCGGGILTEAMAQRGADVTGIDMGEAPLNVARLHALESGVNINYRRLPVEELAEAEPASYDIVTCLEMLEHVPDPASVIRACAKLVKPGGHIFFSTINRTPKGWLFAVVGAEYVLRMLPKGTHEYGKFIRPSELGRCAREAGLQTRDITGMTYNPLTKQYKLNPRDVDVNYLMHTIRPAE, from the coding sequence ATGATCAACGTAGATCCGGCGGAAATCGCCAAATTTGAACAACTGGCCAGCCGCTGGTGGGACATGCAGGGCGAATTCAAGCCCCTGCACGAGATCAACCCACTGCGCGCCAACTACATCGACCAGCGCGCCCCCGTCGCCGGCAAAAAGGTCCTCGACGTCGGTTGCGGCGGCGGCATCCTTACCGAAGCCATGGCACAGCGCGGCGCCGACGTCACCGGCATCGACATGGGCGAAGCTCCGCTGAACGTCGCCAGACTCCATGCCCTGGAAAGCGGCGTCAACATCAACTACCGCCGCCTCCCCGTCGAAGAGCTCGCCGAAGCCGAGCCCGCCAGTTACGACATCGTCACCTGTTTGGAGATGCTCGAACACGTGCCCGACCCGGCATCCGTCATCCGTGCCTGCGCCAAACTGGTCAAGCCCGGCGGCCACATTTTCTTCTCCACCATCAACCGCACCCCCAAGGGCTGGCTGTTTGCGGTGGTCGGTGCCGAATACGTGCTACGCATGCTTCCCAAGGGCACCCACGAATACGGCAAATTCATCCGCCCGTCGGAACTCGGGCGCTGCGCGCGCGAAGCAGGCCTGCAAACCCGCGACATCACCGGCATGACCTACAATCCCCTCACCAAGCAGTACAAACTCAACCCGAGGGACGTAGACGTCAATTACCTGATGCACACCATTCGCCCAGCAGAATAA
- a CDS encoding acyloxyacyl hydrolase: MPRPRSGDSAIYRAYPIFILCGTALLTLPVHAQTNSGGIEGAQEFIISGGKGLGNALIQQKSIAGSNMVGANWAYQFYDYPGNHHFQWWAQVSYSYMWHDYRGREQKQQIWELKPVVRWYPRRESQGLFGEFGIGAAYLDERSFGQIELTTHLNFALHFAAGYTLQGGDTLSVRYSHFSNGYTNTPNPGFDFASLNWHKKF, translated from the coding sequence ATGCCCCGTCCCCGATCTGGCGATTCCGCAATATACCGCGCCTACCCGATTTTTATCCTGTGCGGCACCGCGCTGCTGACACTTCCCGTCCATGCCCAGACCAACAGCGGCGGGATAGAGGGGGCACAGGAATTCATCATCAGCGGCGGCAAGGGATTGGGGAATGCATTGATCCAGCAGAAGTCCATCGCCGGCTCGAATATGGTGGGCGCCAACTGGGCATATCAGTTTTACGATTACCCGGGAAATCACCACTTTCAGTGGTGGGCCCAGGTGAGCTACAGCTATATGTGGCACGACTATCGCGGACGGGAACAGAAGCAGCAGATCTGGGAACTGAAGCCGGTTGTGCGCTGGTATCCGCGCCGGGAGTCTCAGGGGCTTTTCGGTGAATTCGGTATCGGTGCGGCCTACCTTGACGAGCGCAGCTTTGGCCAGATCGAACTCACCACCCATCTGAATTTCGCCCTGCACTTTGCCGCGGGCTACACCCTGCAAGGTGGCGACACCCTGTCAGTGCGCTACAGCCACTTCTCCAACGGCTATACCAACACCCCCAATCCCGGGTTCGATTTCGCCTCGCTGAACTGGCACAAGAAATTTTGA
- the murQ gene encoding N-acetylmuramic acid 6-phosphate etherase has protein sequence MKKTLARELGSLASESRNPDTLDIDLLPTLGILEKINDADSSVPGVVRQVLPEVALVVDAVVEAFRSGGRLIYMGAGTSGRIGLLDAVECPPTYGVPEGMVIPLIAGGEAAVHRAQEGAEDNPELGAQDLKSIHLTPRDVVIGIAASGRTPYVTGGLRYARSLGCTTVALACNKSAAIANEADIAILPEVGPEVLTGSTRMKAGTAQKLVLNMITTASMIRTGKSFYNLMVDVKATNQKLVDRTRRIVVEATGAPYEEADRVLNQCDHNAKLAIMMILSGLERAPAEDALKNADGFLRLALQNLQQGK, from the coding sequence ATGAAAAAAACGCTCGCGAGAGAACTCGGATCCCTTGCCAGTGAGTCGCGCAATCCGGACACACTGGACATCGACCTGCTGCCGACGCTGGGCATCCTGGAAAAAATCAATGATGCCGACAGCAGCGTGCCCGGTGTCGTCCGCCAGGTACTGCCGGAAGTGGCTCTGGTGGTGGATGCGGTGGTGGAAGCCTTTCGCTCCGGCGGGCGCCTGATCTATATGGGCGCCGGTACCAGTGGGCGCATTGGCCTGTTGGATGCCGTGGAGTGCCCGCCTACCTACGGAGTGCCAGAGGGTATGGTTATCCCCCTGATCGCCGGGGGGGAAGCGGCCGTGCACCGCGCGCAGGAAGGAGCAGAAGACAACCCCGAACTGGGCGCTCAGGATCTCAAATCCATTCACCTGACCCCGAGAGATGTAGTTATCGGTATCGCCGCCAGCGGTCGTACGCCCTATGTCACCGGCGGGCTGCGCTACGCTCGCAGCCTCGGATGCACCACCGTCGCCCTCGCGTGTAACAAGTCCGCCGCCATTGCGAACGAAGCGGATATCGCAATTCTCCCGGAAGTGGGCCCGGAAGTGCTCACCGGCTCCACGCGCATGAAAGCCGGTACGGCGCAAAAGCTGGTACTGAACATGATCACCACCGCCAGCATGATCCGAACCGGCAAGAGCTTTTACAACCTGATGGTGGATGTAAAGGCAACGAACCAGAAGCTGGTGGACCGCACACGACGGATTGTGGTGGAGGCCACCGGCGCTCCCTACGAGGAAGCCGACCGGGTACTGAATCAGTGCGACCACAACGCCAAACTGGCAATCATGATGATCCTGAGTGGTCTCGAGCGTGCGCCGGCAGAGGACGCACTGAAAAACGCCGATGGTTTCCTGCGGCTGGCGCTGCAGAATCTGCAACAAGGGAAATAG
- a CDS encoding sigma-70 family RNA polymerase sigma factor: MSRVNINSRDDEWLKENGTNLTGDDFQQEDPEQSMQTSQNAIEDESASDDSLGDNVGTPMQNYLKHLYRLDLLTPEEEHTTTCLLRELEDKIIALLQKRGTDLVDLRSEGVEQRGSTGAYDHGLIIARAEAVLDGEKISQRDRSALQNLMKRFKEQRKKLIQCNLRLVIAIAKRFRNPSVPFIDLIQEGNVGLMKAIERFKPQMGYRFSTYAYWWIQQEIQLTLRRNDDLVRQPANVQDDLRNIYRAINQVRSEGLPASDENIAKQTGLDLERVQSLLKLPGPTSSLDDPISDDQSSTRLDYAPANEMFNTDELVSNQELAQRLRDAVAKLPPRQRTVLSLRYGLISDRDCSFRVIGEQLGLSQERARQLHSDALRQLKRQWR; the protein is encoded by the coding sequence TTGTCCCGAGTAAATATCAACTCAAGGGATGATGAATGGCTGAAGGAAAATGGCACCAATCTGACCGGGGATGACTTCCAGCAGGAAGACCCCGAACAATCCATGCAGACGTCCCAGAACGCGATCGAGGATGAGTCCGCATCCGATGATTCCCTGGGCGACAATGTCGGCACACCGATGCAGAACTACCTCAAGCATCTGTATCGGCTTGACTTGCTGACTCCGGAAGAGGAGCACACCACAACCTGCCTGCTGCGGGAGCTGGAAGACAAAATCATTGCCCTGCTGCAGAAACGCGGCACCGACCTGGTGGACCTGCGCAGTGAAGGCGTGGAACAGCGCGGCAGCACCGGCGCCTACGATCACGGGCTCATCATCGCCAGGGCAGAGGCAGTGCTCGACGGCGAAAAGATATCCCAGCGCGACCGCAGTGCACTGCAAAACCTGATGAAGCGCTTCAAGGAGCAGCGCAAGAAACTGATCCAGTGCAATCTGCGGCTGGTGATCGCCATCGCCAAGCGCTTCCGCAATCCATCGGTTCCCTTTATCGACCTGATCCAGGAGGGCAACGTCGGCTTGATGAAGGCGATCGAGCGCTTCAAACCGCAGATGGGTTACCGCTTCTCCACCTACGCCTACTGGTGGATACAACAGGAAATCCAGCTGACCCTGCGGCGCAATGACGACCTGGTGCGCCAACCCGCCAACGTGCAGGACGATCTGCGCAATATCTACCGGGCTATCAACCAGGTGCGATCGGAGGGTTTGCCGGCATCGGATGAAAACATCGCCAAACAGACCGGGCTGGATCTGGAGCGGGTACAGAGCCTGCTGAAACTGCCCGGCCCCACCAGCTCCCTAGACGACCCCATCTCTGACGACCAGAGCAGTACCCGACTCGACTACGCACCGGCCAACGAGATGTTCAATACCGACGAGCTGGTTTCGAACCAGGAACTGGCACAGCGATTGCGGGATGCGGTCGCCAAGCTGCCGCCGCGACAACGCACCGTATTGAGCCTGCGTTATGGCCTGATCTCGGATCGCGACTGCTCCTTCCGGGTCATCGGCGAACAACTGGGACTCAGCCAGGAGCGCGCACGCCAGTTGCACTCGGACGCGCTGCGACAACTCAAACGGCAGTGGCGCTGA
- a CDS encoding HAD family hydrolase, producing MKAVLFDLDGTLFDTAPDFVVVLNQLRQQEHLPPLADATIREVVSNGARAMVRLGFGVDEGEMGFSDLRQRLLDLYLMHLAKHTVPFPGIERLLNQLAEYGIVWGVVTNKPSAYTIPLLQAFAHLPTPGAIICPDDVANRKPDPEPILLACSRIGCHPSEAVYVGDHERDIMAGRAAGMPTIACSYGYIDSGDDPENWKADHLIHNASEIWPLLQQHYLNK from the coding sequence ATGAAAGCTGTACTCTTCGACCTCGACGGCACCCTGTTCGACACCGCCCCGGACTTTGTGGTGGTGCTCAACCAGCTGCGCCAGCAGGAACATCTGCCGCCACTGGCAGATGCCACCATCCGCGAAGTGGTTTCCAATGGCGCCCGCGCCATGGTGCGCCTGGGCTTCGGCGTCGACGAGGGCGAAATGGGATTCAGTGACCTGCGCCAGCGCCTGCTGGACCTGTACCTGATGCACCTGGCCAAGCACACCGTCCCCTTCCCCGGCATAGAACGACTGCTGAACCAACTGGCGGAATACGGTATCGTCTGGGGTGTGGTTACCAACAAGCCTTCGGCCTACACCATTCCGCTGCTGCAGGCATTTGCGCACCTCCCCACTCCCGGCGCGATCATCTGCCCCGATGACGTCGCCAACCGCAAGCCGGACCCGGAGCCTATTCTGCTCGCCTGTAGCCGCATCGGCTGCCACCCGTCAGAGGCGGTTTATGTGGGCGACCACGAGCGCGACATCATGGCCGGACGCGCCGCCGGCATGCCCACTATCGCCTGCAGCTACGGCTATATCGACAGCGGCGATGATCCCGAAAACTGGAAGGCCGACCACCTGATTCACAACGCCAGTGAAATCTGGCCCCTGCTCCAGCAGCACTACCTGAACAAATAA
- a CDS encoding VOC family protein, with protein MNLNQITLPVRDMPQATAFYRRLGFLQIVDTPHYARFECPRGESSFSLALEEGDFRNGAVIYFECEDLDARVAALREKGVEFAQMPEDMRWLWREAVLYDPSGNKLKFYWAGENRLNPPWRVEISE; from the coding sequence ATGAATCTGAATCAGATCACGTTGCCGGTGCGTGACATGCCTCAGGCCACAGCGTTTTACCGCCGTCTCGGTTTTTTACAGATTGTGGATACGCCGCACTACGCGCGTTTTGAATGCCCGCGGGGTGAGAGCAGTTTTTCGCTGGCACTGGAAGAGGGAGATTTCCGCAACGGCGCAGTGATTTATTTCGAGTGTGAGGATCTGGACGCGCGGGTGGCGGCGCTGCGAGAAAAAGGCGTTGAATTTGCGCAGATGCCGGAGGATATGCGCTGGCTGTGGCGCGAGGCGGTACTGTATGACCCCAGCGGCAACAAGCTCAAATTTTACTGGGCCGGGGAGAATCGACTCAACCCGCCGTGGCGGGTTGAGATCTCGGAGTAG